The segment TTTTAACATATTGGAAGTAATGTAAAACAATGAATTCAAGCCAAGCCTACAAAACTTTGGAAATTAACAGTAATTCAGATTTTGAAGAAGTCAAATATGCATACAGAAAATTAGCACTTCAACATCATCCAGATAAGAACAAAAATTCAGAAAGTGAAAAAAAATTTAAGATAATCACAGAAGCATATCATTTTTTGAAAAATCAAAATAAACATTCTTCAAGACAAAAACCAGAAAAAGCTACAGAAGAATCAGATTATACCCAAACAAGTAGAAAATTCTACAAGAGAACTAAATGGGGAAAAGATGGAGAGAGTAAAACACCTGAAGCGGATTGGGGCAAATATACAAAAGATTTTGAAGCAAATGAGGAATGGTGGAAAAGATATGAAAGTGAATTCTGGGATAAATATGAAAAAACAGTTAACGAACAGACAGATAAACAGCCAGAAGATAGAGGATTTCCAAAGAAACGAAAAGAATTTGAATTAAAAGTTGATGTTGATCAAAGTCTATGTATCGGATGTTGTAGTTGCGAGATGATTGCACCAGGAGTCTTTACAATTGATAAAAATACAAAATCAAATCCAAAATCTAGAGTTTATAATAAAAAAGGTGCAAAGAATCAAAAAATAATTAATGCTGCAGAAACATGCCCTACAAAAGCAATAATCGTAGATAATCTAGATGAAAATCAAAGAATCTATCCATATTAGATAATCTTCAACTGATTGTAAAGCGAATCAATTTCAGAATCAGATAAATCAATTTTATCTTTAAACATTGAATGTACAGGACCAGCAGAATCAGTATTGCTACGAGGTATCAAATGAACATGAACATGAGGAATTTCCTGACCACTATCTTTTCCATTATGAATGGCCACAAGAGTTGAACCTTGGAGTGAATCAACTTTAGGAGTCATTTTATGTACGGTATTGAACAATTTTTGATTTACATCAGAAGGTAAATCTTGGATTTTTGCATGGTGTTTTTTTGGAATTACCAAGGTGTGTCCTTTTGCAACAGGAAATGCATCAAGAAATGACATGGTATCATCATCTTCGTATAAAATTTTTGTAGGAATTTCTTTTGTAACTATTTTGCAAAAAATACAATCCATATTATTCACCAGGAGTTACAATTTTTGCCCAAGGAAGTCCATGACCATACATTATGGTTACCTGGGTCCCAGGTTTAAGATTACAGTTTTCAATGGTTTTTGGGATTCCGTCAATAGTATCAACATAACAATTGCCATCAGCAGACTGAAAAATTTCAACTTCTTCAGTAATATCTTCACGAATAAAGTTCCAAAATGGAAATACAAGCGTACCAAGAATAATACCCGCAACTGCCAAAGATCCCAAGAAAACTATTGCATATTTTTGACCGTCAGATAATTCCAATGTTTAATCACAGAAATTTTGTATTAATAATTTTACCACATACCGCCTTGTTCAACTCCACCTTTGGTGCTGAATTCAGGTTTTTTCTCAGGGACATTGCCATGTGCTTTTTTCATGTGTCGTTCTAATCTTTCAGGTTGATGTAATTCCAGGTCACAAACTTTGCAGATGGTATTGGTTTTCTTATCATCTTTCTTTTTCTTACCAAATAATCCCATGTAGATATTTCAAACTAGATTGATATAATGGTTTTTCAAAGAGGGTGCGTGACAGTAAAAAACATCACAGTTTTAGGTTCAGGAGTCATGGGACATGGAATTGCCCAAGTTTCAGCAACAGCCGGATATAATGTAGTATTACGAGACATCAAACAAGAATTTCTTGATAAAGCCATGGAGAAAATCAAATGGAGTTTAGATAAAATGGTCACAAAGGAAAAAATTTCAAAAGAAGAGGCAGATGGAATTTATTCAAGAATTACACCAATAGTAGATTTGAATGAAGCAGTCAAGGATGCTGAAATGGTAATAGAAGTGGTGCCAGAAATAATGGATCTGAAAAAACAGGTTTATGCAGAATTAGACAAGGCTGCAAAACCAGAAGTAATCTTTGCATCAAATACAAGCACATTACCAATCACAGAAATTGCAAATACAACAAGTAGACCTGAGAAATTTATTGGGATTCATTTCTTCAACCCACCACAATTAATGAAATTAGTTGAAGTTATTCCTGGTGAAAAAACAGCACAAGAGATAACAGAATTGACACAAGAATTTGTAAAATCAGTAAATAAACAAGCCGTGTTATGTAGAAAAGATGTACCAGGATTTATCATCAATAGATTATTCATTCCAATGGTTCACGAAGCGTGTTATCTACAAGATAGAACTAATGCAACTTTAGAAGAGATAGATTCTGCAGTGAAATTCAAGTTAGGTTTTCCAATGGGAATTTTTGAATTAGCAGACTTTACAGGAATGGATGTAATCCATAAAGCAACAGTCGAGATGCATCTACGAGATAAAAAAGTAATCAATCCACATAAAACAGTAGAAAAAATGTTTGATGAGAAAAAATTAGGTCAAAAATCAGGAGAGGGCTATTACAAATACTCAGATGACAAATATGAAAGAGTAGAATTATCTGAAGAATTAGCTGAGAAATGTAATCCTATTCAACTTGTTGCCAATATTCTAAACAATGCAGCTTGGTTAATTACAAATGGCGCAAGTGACATTGAAGAAATTGAAAAAGCATGTAAACTTGGATTGGGATTGAAAAAACCATTATTTGAAACTGCAAAAGAAATTGGTATCAAAAACATCGTAGATGAATTAAACAAATTAGCAGAAGAACATGGTGAATTTTACAAACCAGACCCACTTTTAGAATCTATGATTTAGTTTGTTCTAAAATATAATCAACTGCATCTTTTGGAGAATCAAATCCAATGATTTTTACATTTTCTCTATGATCTAAATATTGATCAGCGTATTTGGTGGCCATTCCACCAGAATTTTTGATAGTTGCAATTGGTTTTTTGTACATGTATGCGGCACAAATTTCTGATAAAGTACCAGAGCCACCACCTACAACTATTACACCATCTGCAGATAATGCATTTAGAAAGTCTCTAGATAATCCCATTCCAGAAGGAATTACAATATCACAGAACTCATTTGCAAGAGAAGCATCATCTTGGGGAATAATTCCAATTGTTAAGCCTCCACCGTCTTTTGCACCGTGAGATGCAGCCTTCATCACACCTCCTAATCCTCCAGTGATCAAAACAGAGTTTGATTCTGCTACATGTTTTCCTGCATCATACGCAGTTTTTTCAAGTTCAGGAGTACAGCCGTTGTCATTATTTCCAATAATTAAGATCTGACGCATCTTTGCCATACCATAATATCATACGTACATAATATAACTGAAAAAATAAGCAAGGTTTAAAACAAAAAGGAAAATTCAATGAATATGGATAAACGTTCAATGCCAGTATGCTTTACTAACGAGCAATACAAAAAGATCGAAGAAATTGCCAAGAAAAAAGGCATGCTAAACTCTAGTCAAGGTTTGGAAAAATTACTATCAGAACTCTAAACCAAGAAACTCTTTTTCTCATTTTATAATTTAATTAGATCTCCATTTTATCATTCAGTATGGGATTGTTTAGCAAAAAACCTGCCATTTGCACAGTTTGTAAAAAGGAAACCAAACACAAGCACAAGGCAAAAAAAGAATGGTATGTAGAATCACCACTTTGTGGAGATTGCTATATGGATAAGATGAAGGAATCTTATGATTCAAACATCAAAGCAAAATGCGTAGTTTGTGGAAAACAAAGTAAGATTACTGATTTATGGGAACCAAGATGGCAATGGGACATGAAAGGATTACTTTGTAAGACATGCTTTGATAATAAAGAGGCGGATTTTAAGACAAAAAAAGAATTTTGTGTTTTATGTAATAAAAAAATGGGATTTATCAGATATAACCCAAAACCAGAATGGAAAATCAAAGGCCAGCTATGTAGGGTATGCTGGGACGAACAAAAAGCAAAAAATAGTTGAAATGAAATTTTTTGCAAAAATTCCATGTGAGAAATGTGATTTAAAATTTAAGAGTCAAGAAGAATTAATGCAACATCTTCAGATTACACATTTCAAAGATTTACCTTACGATTGTAAGGAATGCGGAGAAAATTTTTCCAATATGGAAGATATGAGAACTCATTTACAAAGAAAACATAGTTACAAAAAGGATAGAATTTAGATAGCGTTTACGTTTCTGACCAGGCCAGGTCTTTTCTTAGTAAATACTCTGAAACCACAAATGCACTTAATTTCAGGAAGTCTTGCTAATTCTTCCAAAGCAGTTTCATGACCACATCTCATACATTTGTAAAATACATCAAATTTTTCTTGAGAAAATGATTCTTCAAAATTCTCTTCAGACATGTTGCTAATCACAGACTCCATAATAAAAGGCTAAGTTATTTTAGAGATAACTCGATGTAGACGTCATCAGGGATTTTTAGACGCATTAGTTGTCTTATTGCCTTATCGTCAGCATTAAGATCAATAATTCGTCTGTGCATACGCATTTCCCATTTTTCATATGTTTCAGTTCCGCTTCCACATGGGGATTTTCTAGTGACAACATTAAGACGTTTAACAGGAAGTGGAGTTGGACCTTTTACTTTGACACCAGTTTTTTTACCAATGCCCATAATTTCATCACATACGCCACCGAGCTTCAAAAGACTTGTACTGGTTAGTTTAATGCGAGCATTTTGAGCCATAATGACTCTTTCTCTAAGGTGTGTGTGCTTCTGTAATTTCTTTTACAACACCGGCTGCAATTGTTGCACCCATGTCTCTTAATGCAAATCTGCCCATTTCAGGGAATTCTTGGAAAGTTTCAATTGGTGTTGGTCTTACAGGTCTAATTTTGACAATTGCAGAATCACCAACTTTAAGGAATTTTGGATTTTCTTCATCCATTGCACCAGTCTGTGGATTAATTTTTCCTAGGAACTCGGTGATTGTTGCTGCAACTTGTGCTGTGTGAGCATGCATTACAGGTGTGTAACCTGGTGCGATTGCAGTTGGATGATGAATAACGATAATTTGTGCTTTGAATTCTTTTGCTACTGCTGGAGGTGCGTCAGGAGTTCCCAAAACATCTCCACGTTTGATATCTTTCTTTTCAATTCCTCTCAAGTTGAAACCAATGTTATCACCTGCTTCAGCACTTGGAAGTTCTGCATGATGGGATTCAATAGATTTAATCTCACCTTGTGCGCCAGATGGCATAACTACAATTTTTTGTCCTGGTTTCATCAATCCGGTTTCGACACGTCCTACTGGAACGGTTCCTACACCAGTGATTGAATAAACATCTTGAATTGGAAGTCTTAATGGTTTACCTGTTGGTTTTTCAGGAGCAGTGAAATCATCAAATGCTTCTAAAAGTGTTTTACCGGAATACCAACCCATGTTTTCAGATTTTTTAACTAGGTTGTCACCTTTCCATCCAGATACTGGGATGAATGGTACTTCATCTGGTTTGTAACCACATGATTTGATTAGTCCTTTACCTTTCTCTACTGCTGCTTTGTATGCATCTTCAGCAAAGTTACTATCATCCATTTTGTTAATTGCAACAATAATTTGACCTACACCGAGTGTTTTTAGTAAGAAAGCATGTTCACGTGCTTGTCCACCAGGTGCAATTGCGGTATCAGTTTCACCAGGTTTTGCAGACAATACAAGAACTGCACAATCAGCTTCTGAAGCACCAGTAATCATGTTTTTGATAAAGTCTCTGTGTCCAGGAGCGTCGATTAATGTATAATTGAATTTTGGGGTTTCGAATTTTTGGAAAGCAAGGTCAATAGTAATACCTCTTTCTCTTTCGTCTTTGATGTTATCCATAACCCAAGCATACTTGAAGGTATCACCCTTTCCAGTTTTCTCAGATTCAGCAGCATGAGCATCAATTGTTCTTTGGTCAACTACACCAAGATCCATCAAAAAGTGACCCATTGTTGTGGACTTACCATTATCAATGTGTCCTGTGATAATCATGTTCAGGTGTGGTTTGTCTGCCATGAGAAATTCTCATTATATGGTCTTTATAATCATTTTGATTTTTTGCATTTTTTTCTATCTTTTTTTGAAATTTTTAGATCACAGAAATTTGCGGTCTTAACATATACTATAAATCAAAGAAGAAAAAATCGTTAGTATGAAAATTACAGTATCAGTAATCAAAGCAGATGTCGGAGGTATTGGAGGACATACAAGACCTAGCGACAATTTGATTCAAGCAGTTAGAGATACTGTTAACGCATCATCAGATCTATTGATTGATCATTATATCGGATATTGTGGAGACGACGTACACATTGTCATGAGTCATACACATGGAGTGGATAATGAAAAAATTCACAAGTTAGCATATGACGCGTTTGTTGCAGGAACTGCAGTCGCAAAGAATGAAGGGCTATATGGTGCAGGTCAAGATTTGTTAAAAGATTCTTTTTCAGGAAATGTAAAAGGAATGGGACCAGGAGTAGCAGAATTAGAATTTGAAGAAAGACCTAACGAAGCATTTACAGTTTTTGCAGCAGACAAAACTGAGCCAGGATGTTTCAACTATCCAATGTATAGATTATTTGTAGACGCATTAAGTAACACAGGATTAATTGTAAACAAATCACTTGCAAAAGGAGTTGACTTTCACATAATGGATGTAGAAGAGGCAACCATTGCAAAATTATCATTATGGCAAGATAAACCAGTTTTAGAAGCTGCGTTAATGTATCCGGGAAGATATGTTATTTCATCAATTACTACAAAAGATGGAGAACCAATCATGGATGCATCGACAGATAGACTGCACAACATTGCAGGAACTTATGTTGGAAAAGATGATCCAGTTTGTATTGTAAGAACACAAAAAATGTTCCCAGCAACAGAAGAAGCAGGAAGTGTTTTTAACAATCCACATTATGTTGCAGGAAACACAAGAGGAAGTCACAACATGCCTCTAATGCCTGTTAAACTAAACTCTGCTGCAACAATTAATTTCTGTATTCCAATCGTACAATCACTAGTATTCAGTATGCATGATGGAAAGTTTACAGGTCCATTTGATGGATTCTCAACACCGGACTGGGATTATGTAAGAGAACAAGCAACAATCAAAGCACTAGCAATAAGAAGTCAAGGATTCATTCATCCAGCAACACTTGTTCCAGATGAATTAGAATATGCAGAAGGATACAAAGATGTCATGACAGGACTAAAAGAAAAAATGGTTCCAATGGACTCAAAATCAGATACTAGTGAAAGAAAAGAAAATTACGAAGATCCAGACTAGAGATCTTAGATATTTTAAGCAAAGATTAAATCAATTGTTGTCGTAGTTAATCCATGATTTCAAAATATGAATTTCAATTTTCATTCTTATCTCAAAGTGTAACAAAAATTGCAATGACAGTTGCAGCAATATTGACATTTTCACATATTGTAGTTCAACTATTCGGACAGACAATTCCAGATCTTTTCTGGCCAGTGTTCAAAGACATAGGAGCAGGATTTATCATATTTGCAGCATTTGCATTTGCTGTCGCATGGTTTCTAAAAGCAAGACCACACAATAGACCAAAACACTACTCAATAGTAGTATTTGATATTGATGGAAAAGAAACAGTTTTGCCAGGTATACGAACAGAATTTAGAAATCACGATGTGGCATGGAGTTTCATGAAACAGTACAAAGAGGCATATCCATTAAACAATTTTGCGCTAGTATCAGACGTAAAAAAGGATCGAAAAAAAGTCATGTTCCGATACATCTAGAACAAAAGTTAATCAAATAAACAAACAAAACTAAAACAATACATGAAATTTTCAATTATTTCAGATGCATTCCAACAAATGGAAGCAACTACCAAAAGACTCGAGTTAACCGACATTCTTGTCAAACTAATACAAGAAATTCCAGAAGATGTAATTGCAAAAGCCATCTATTTGATACAAGGAAAACTGAGACCAAACTTTGAGGGTGTTGAACTTGGTATCGCAGAGAAACTTGTGATGAGAGCAATGTCAAAATCATCAGGAATACCATTAAAAAAAATTGAAGACGATTATAACAAAGGTGGGGATTTAGGACAAACTGCAGAAAATATTTTACAGCAAAAAATTCAAACAACATTTGCATCAGAAGTGATAACGTTAGAGAAGGTTTACGATACACTATTCAAAATTTCAAAATTAGAGGGAAAGGGCTCGCAGGAAATGAAAATGAAGTATGTTTCAAGTATGCTAAATGATGCAACTCCTCAAGAATCAAAATTTATTTTGAAGATTTTACTAGGAACGCTACGCCTAGGTATTGCAGAAAATACAGTCATGGATGCATTAGCAATTGCATTTACCGGAAAAAAAGAAAATAGAGAAATTATTGAAAATGCATACAATGTCTCAAGCGATTTAGGAAAAGTTGCAGAAGTTATTTCAACTAGAGGAGTTGAAGAGATTGAAAAATTTCAAATTAAATTATTCAGTCCAATTAGACCAATGCTAGCAGATAGAATAAAGAGCGGAGAAGAAACAGTTGAAAAATTTCAAGAAAAGTTTGCTGCAGAATACAAATTAGATGGAGAGAGGGCACAGATACATAAACAAAAAGATAAGATAGAAATTTTTTCTAGGAGTTTAGAAATAATTACATCATATTATCCAGACATAGTTGAAAAAATTTCAAAACTAATTATTTCAGAAGATGTGATTTTGGAAGCAGAAGTAGTTGCAATGAATTCAAATTCAGGAGATTTTTTACCATTTCAAGAATTAATGCATAGAAGAAGAAAATATGAAATTGAAGAGGCTGTAACAAAATATCCTATTACGGTTAATTTCTTTGATGTGTTATTTTCTGAGGGGAAAAATTGCATGGATATGAGATATGAAGAAAGAAGAGAGTTGTTGGAGAAAATTATCAAACAAGATGATTTTGCCAGACTAATTCCAATGTCAATTATAGAAAGCAAAGAACAAGTTCTAGAAGTTTTAGAAAATTCAATAAATTCAGGATGTGAGGGATTAATGTTGAAACATCTGGATTCGACGTATCGAGCAGGAATTAGAGGAAGTAACTGGTTGAAGCTTAAAAGAGAATATCAGAATGAATTAGGAGATAGTCTTGATTTAGTAGTCGTTGGTGCATTTTTTGGTAAAGGTCGAAGAACCGGCAAGTATGGAACACTGTTACTATCTACTTACAATGATGAAGAAGATGTTTTTCCAAGTATTTGTAAAGTTGGAACAGGATTTACAGATGAAAGTTTAGATCAATTATACCAAATTCTTTCACCTAAAGTCACTCTGAAAAAAAATCCAAGAATAGTTAGTGAAATGGAGGCAGACGTGTGGTTTGAACCAGAATTAGTTATAGAGATAGTCGCATCAGAAATTACACAAAGCCCAATCCATAAAACTGCGTTGGATAAAATTAAAGAAGGTACAGGATTAGCATTACGATTTCCAAAATTTACAGGGAAAATTAGAACTGAGAAAAATTCAGAAGATGCATCAACAGACGAAGAAGTTATCGCATTATACAAAGTCCAAAAAAAGACAGAAAATCAAGAGTGACTTAAATTCATTTAACCAAGCCTTAATATTCAGTACGAAAGTTATGCTACTTGTTATGTACAGTGGGGAATTAGAAGTACAAGCAAAGCGAAAAGCAGTTGCTGTTTTACAAGATGAGATAAACAGGATATTAAATGCAGGAAGAAGCCTTTCACAATT is part of the Candidatus Nitrosopelagicus brevis genome and harbors:
- a CDS encoding DnaJ domain-containing protein, translating into MNSSQAYKTLEINSNSDFEEVKYAYRKLALQHHPDKNKNSESEKKFKIITEAYHFLKNQNKHSSRQKPEKATEESDYTQTSRKFYKRTKWGKDGESKTPEADWGKYTKDFEANEEWWKRYESEFWDKYEKTVNEQTDKQPEDRGFPKKRKEFELKVDVDQSLCIGCCSCEMIAPGVFTIDKNTKSNPKSRVYNKKGAKNQKIINAAETCPTKAIIVDNLDENQRIYPY
- a CDS encoding HIT family protein, translating into MDCIFCKIVTKEIPTKILYEDDDTMSFLDAFPVAKGHTLVIPKKHHAKIQDLPSDVNQKLFNTVHKMTPKVDSLQGSTLVAIHNGKDSGQEIPHVHVHLIPRSNTDSAGPVHSMFKDKIDLSDSEIDSLYNQLKII
- a CDS encoding 3-hydroxyacyl-CoA dehydrogenase; the encoded protein is MTVKNITVLGSGVMGHGIAQVSATAGYNVVLRDIKQEFLDKAMEKIKWSLDKMVTKEKISKEEADGIYSRITPIVDLNEAVKDAEMVIEVVPEIMDLKKQVYAELDKAAKPEVIFASNTSTLPITEIANTTSRPEKFIGIHFFNPPQLMKLVEVIPGEKTAQEITELTQEFVKSVNKQAVLCRKDVPGFIINRLFIPMVHEACYLQDRTNATLEEIDSAVKFKLGFPMGIFELADFTGMDVIHKATVEMHLRDKKVINPHKTVEKMFDEKKLGQKSGEGYYKYSDDKYERVELSEELAEKCNPIQLVANILNNAAWLITNGASDIEEIEKACKLGLGLKKPLFETAKEIGIKNIVDELNKLAEEHGEFYKPDPLLESMI
- a CDS encoding TIGR00725 family protein — encoded protein: MAKMRQILIIGNNDNGCTPELEKTAYDAGKHVAESNSVLITGGLGGVMKAASHGAKDGGGLTIGIIPQDDASLANEFCDIVIPSGMGLSRDFLNALSADGVIVVGGGSGTLSEICAAYMYKKPIATIKNSGGMATKYADQYLDHRENVKIIGFDSPKDAVDYILEQTKS
- a CDS encoding C2H2-type zinc finger protein — protein: MKFFAKIPCEKCDLKFKSQEELMQHLQITHFKDLPYDCKECGENFSNMEDMRTHLQRKHSYKKDRI
- a CDS encoding RNA polymerase Rbp10; protein product: MSEENFEESFSQEKFDVFYKCMRCGHETALEELARLPEIKCICGFRVFTKKRPGLVRNVNAI
- the rpsJ gene encoding 30S ribosomal protein S10; the protein is MAQNARIKLTSTSLLKLGGVCDEIMGIGKKTGVKVKGPTPLPVKRLNVVTRKSPCGSGTETYEKWEMRMHRRIIDLNADDKAIRQLMRLKIPDDVYIELSLK
- the tuf gene encoding translation elongation factor EF-1 subunit alpha, with the protein product MADKPHLNMIITGHIDNGKSTTMGHFLMDLGVVDQRTIDAHAAESEKTGKGDTFKYAWVMDNIKDERERGITIDLAFQKFETPKFNYTLIDAPGHRDFIKNMITGASEADCAVLVLSAKPGETDTAIAPGGQAREHAFLLKTLGVGQIIVAINKMDDSNFAEDAYKAAVEKGKGLIKSCGYKPDEVPFIPVSGWKGDNLVKKSENMGWYSGKTLLEAFDDFTAPEKPTGKPLRLPIQDVYSITGVGTVPVGRVETGLMKPGQKIVVMPSGAQGEIKSIESHHAELPSAEAGDNIGFNLRGIEKKDIKRGDVLGTPDAPPAVAKEFKAQIIVIHHPTAIAPGYTPVMHAHTAQVAATITEFLGKINPQTGAMDEENPKFLKVGDSAIVKIRPVRPTPIETFQEFPEMGRFALRDMGATIAAGVVKEITEAHTP
- a CDS encoding fructose-1,6-bisphosphatase, whose amino-acid sequence is MKITVSVIKADVGGIGGHTRPSDNLIQAVRDTVNASSDLLIDHYIGYCGDDVHIVMSHTHGVDNEKIHKLAYDAFVAGTAVAKNEGLYGAGQDLLKDSFSGNVKGMGPGVAELEFEERPNEAFTVFAADKTEPGCFNYPMYRLFVDALSNTGLIVNKSLAKGVDFHIMDVEEATIAKLSLWQDKPVLEAALMYPGRYVISSITTKDGEPIMDASTDRLHNIAGTYVGKDDPVCIVRTQKMFPATEEAGSVFNNPHYVAGNTRGSHNMPLMPVKLNSAATINFCIPIVQSLVFSMHDGKFTGPFDGFSTPDWDYVREQATIKALAIRSQGFIHPATLVPDELEYAEGYKDVMTGLKEKMVPMDSKSDTSERKENYEDPD
- a CDS encoding ATP-dependent DNA ligase, whose product is MKFSIISDAFQQMEATTKRLELTDILVKLIQEIPEDVIAKAIYLIQGKLRPNFEGVELGIAEKLVMRAMSKSSGIPLKKIEDDYNKGGDLGQTAENILQQKIQTTFASEVITLEKVYDTLFKISKLEGKGSQEMKMKYVSSMLNDATPQESKFILKILLGTLRLGIAENTVMDALAIAFTGKKENREIIENAYNVSSDLGKVAEVISTRGVEEIEKFQIKLFSPIRPMLADRIKSGEETVEKFQEKFAAEYKLDGERAQIHKQKDKIEIFSRSLEIITSYYPDIVEKISKLIISEDVILEAEVVAMNSNSGDFLPFQELMHRRRKYEIEEAVTKYPITVNFFDVLFSEGKNCMDMRYEERRELLEKIIKQDDFARLIPMSIIESKEQVLEVLENSINSGCEGLMLKHLDSTYRAGIRGSNWLKLKREYQNELGDSLDLVVVGAFFGKGRRTGKYGTLLLSTYNDEEDVFPSICKVGTGFTDESLDQLYQILSPKVTLKKNPRIVSEMEADVWFEPELVIEIVASEITQSPIHKTALDKIKEGTGLALRFPKFTGKIRTEKNSEDASTDEEVIALYKVQKKTENQE